DNA sequence from the Terriglobia bacterium genome:
CTGTGGTGATGGATTTCTCGGCGTTGGTCCCGTTGTTATGGACCACAACTTTGGCTTTTGCAACAACGGCGCCGTGAGTGTCAAACACAGTTCCGCCGATGGCCCCATCGGTGGTGGACTGCGCAAGAAGCAGCGTGCCGCATATCACCAGCAGCACCGCTACCATGAGCGGACGAATAGACCTCACAAAGCTTGACATCATTGCCCTCTCTCTCCTAGTGAAAGTGCTAGTAAAACGCGAATGTCTCCAGAACTTTTTCTGTCCATGTGGGCCTCTTGGGCCCGGGGGAAAATCGGGACACATCTTAGTCGCCAACGCCGAAGTTGTGAACCAGGAAATTGCAACTGATTTGCGCCCCCAACGAATGTAACTGCCGTCTATTCTCTATGGGTCAACGCTGTGTTAAAAGATCAAAAAACAACAAAATTTGTGGAAATCACGGTGCGAAATCGCGCCGCCGAGCATCACAGCAAATCGCCCCTTCCAAAATCCGTAGAGAAGCGCATTTCGCCCCGGTTCTTCTCCAGTTTTTTGGATTTATGAACCACGCTTAAATTACCAAGTCTCGCGCGCCAAACGGTTAGAATAGGTGGCAAAGCTTGAACCGATGAGGCAACGCAACCAAATGACCTGGACTGAAACTTTCGATTGTGACGTGTGCGGCAAACAGAAAGGCTCTGTGGACCATTGGTGGCTGGCGTGGACCGAACCGCATCGCCCGCATAGCGAAGCGCCGGAGCGGCAGCTTTTCAAGATCTATCCCTGGGAAAACATGATGGCCCACGATGCCACGGTGAAACACCTGTGCGGGCAAGCCTGCCTGCAGAAGCTGGTGGACCGCTGGCTGAACTCGGAAATGAACGCCGGGCACGGCACCGTCACGGAAATCACGCACGCCGTAAAAAAGTAGCTTGCGCAATCCCCCGGCCGGCTAGCCTACTTGAACGGCCAGCATGGAGATTGACCCGCCGTCAATTCCTTCCACCGGAAACTGCACCAGCTCACCCTGTTGCCGGGTGGCCGCCACATACAACAAAGGCAGGTAATGGTCGGGCGTAGGGATGGACCGCCGCGCGTCACTGCCCAGTTTTTCATATTCAATCAGCGGCCGCATCTCGTCCGCCAGCAGCATTTGCCGCGCCTGATCTTCGAAGCGCAGCGCCCAATCCAGCGGCTCGGCTTCTTTCCCCCAGGCATACGCGCGCAGATTGTGGACCAGATTGCCGCTGCCGGCGATCAGCACTCCCTCGTCGCGCAGCGGAGCCAGCCGTTTGCCGATTTCGTAATGAAAACTTGCGGGCTGGGTGGCGTCAATACTCAGTTGCAC
Encoded proteins:
- the ygiD gene encoding 4,5-DOPA dioxygenase extradiol; the protein is MPATLPAIFFGHGNPMNALQHNPYTEAWKRIGEALPRPRAVLSISAHWFVPETGVTVTTAPRTIHDFGGFPGELYQVKYPAPGDPALARRVQKLLAPLPVNLDETWGLDHGTWSVLCHAYPQADVPVVQLSIDATQPASFHYEIGKRLAPLRDEGVLIAGSGNLVHNLRAYAWGKEAEPLDWALRFEDQARQMLLADEMRPLIEYEKLGSDARRSIPTPDHYLPLLYVAATRQQGELVQFPVEGIDGGSISMLAVQVG